In one Pogona vitticeps strain Pit_001003342236 chromosome 14, PviZW2.1, whole genome shotgun sequence genomic region, the following are encoded:
- the ADORA2A gene encoding adenosine receptor A2a has protein sequence MVAPGNTKDFLADVVYIFLELVIAVLAVLGNILVCWAVYLNSNLQNVTNYFVVSLAAADIAVGVLAIPFAITISTGFCAVFYGCLFIACFVLVLTQSSIFSLLAIAIDRIMAIRMPLRYNALVTGSRAKGIIAICWVLSFIIGLTPMLGWHQAPPGRNSSFPNNCSEKMMTCLFEAVVTMEYMVYYNFFACVLTPLLLMLAIYLKIFMAARRQLKQMKLKVAHGERSRSILQKEVHAAKSLAIIVGLFAFCWLPLHIMNCYTLFCKSCIRFPPWLMYLAIILSHANSVVNPLIYAYRIREFRLTFRKIIYQHIFGKKEHFKPASGSQRTSLHGGETESTILRSGDGGLEFFAGGDLNGIHLESNLGKSPVGLEVHQNRNGADGEANGHLVHSCKNGHVSSKKMELFSQELLGVHASYLSDLEKSMLEVSNVS, from the exons ATGGTAGCACCTGGGAACACCAAAGACTTCTTGGCCGATGTGGTCTACATCTTCCTGGAGCTGGTCATTGCCGTCTTGGCCGTCTTGGGCAACATCTTGGTCTGCTGGGCCGTTTACCTGAACAGCAACCTCCAGAACGTCACCAACTACTTTGTGGTGTCCCTGGCGGCGGCCGACATTGCGGTGGGCGTGCTGGCCATTCCCTTCGCCATCACCATCAGCACCGGCTTTTGCGCCGTCTTCTATGGCTGCCTCTTCATCGCCTGCTTTGTTCTGGTCTTGACGCAAAGCTCCATCTTCAGCCTCCTGGCCATCGCCATCGACCGGATCATGGCCATCCGCATGCCTCTCCG gtACAACGCCTTGGTGACCGGCTCGCGAGCCAAAGGCATCATCGCCATCTGCTGGGTCTTGTCCTTCATCATTGGCTTGACGCCCATGTTGGGCTGGCACCAAGCTCCCCCAGGCAGGAACAGCTCCTTCCCTAACAATTGCAGCGAGAAGATGATGACCTGCCTGTTCGAGGCGGTGGTCACGATGGAGTACATGGTCTACTACAACTTCTTTGCTTGTGTCCTCACTCCCCTCCTCCTGATGCTCGCCATCTACCTGAAGATCTTCATGGCGGCCCGGCGGCAGCTCAAGCAGATGAAGCTGAAGGTGGCGCACGGGGAGCGGTCCCGCTCCATCCTGCAGAAGGAGGTCCATGCAGCCAAGTCGCTGGCCATCATCGTCGGGTTGTTTGCCTTCTGCTGGCTTCCACTGCACATCATGAACTGCTACACCCTCTTCTGTAAGAGTTGCATCCGCTTCCCTCCCTGGCTGATGTATCTGGCCATCATCTTATCCCATGCCAACTCCGTGGTGAATCCGCTCATCTACGCTTACAGGATCAGGGAGTTCCGGCTCACCTTCCGGAAAATCATCTACCAGCACATCTTTGGCAAAAAGGAGCATTTCAAGCCGGCCTCGGGCAGCCAGAGGACCTCCCTCCATGGCGGAGAGACCGAAAGCACCATCCTACGGAGTGGCGATGGGGGTCTAGAGTTCTTCGCTGGTGGGGACCTGAATGGTATCCACCTGGAGAGCAATCTGGGGAAGAGCCCAGTGGGTTTGGAGGTGCACCAGAACAGGAACGGGGCGGACGGGGAAGCCAACGGACACCTTGTACATTCCTGCAAAAACGGGCATGTCTCCTCCAAGAAAATGGAGCTGTTCAGCCAAGAACTTCTCGGCGTCCATGCCTCCTACCTCTCGGACCTGGAGAAGTCCATGTTAGAAGTTTCCAACGTGTCCTGA